In one Vibrio sp. VB16 genomic region, the following are encoded:
- the hemW gene encoding radical SAM family heme chaperone HemW has protein sequence MLTPPNLSLYVHIPWCVQKCPYCDFNSHALKAKIPEKQYIDALIEDLDTDISRYSIEQDHRRLHSIFIGGGTPSLISPHEIGRLLKEIGNRIPFKEDIEITMEANPGTIEAKRFEQYKKEGVTRISIGVQSFEQSKLKRLGRIHGKEEAITAAKLAHKIGLTSFNLDLMHGLPDQTVGQALTDLEKAIELNPPHLSWYQLTIEPNTLFHSKPPILPDDDALWDIFDLGHQKLFGAGYIQYEISGYSKPGYQCQHNLNYWRFGDYLGIGCGAHGKLSFADGKIIRTTKVKHPKGYLNLIKPYLQSETEVENADRPFEFFMNRFRLIEACPKQDFIETTGLSIDVIQPKINWAVAKGYLQESEYTWQVTEKGKLFLNDLLEGFM, from the coding sequence ATGCTAACACCACCAAACCTCAGTCTTTACGTTCACATCCCATGGTGTGTTCAAAAGTGCCCCTATTGTGATTTCAATTCTCATGCGCTAAAAGCTAAGATCCCAGAAAAGCAATATATTGACGCCCTAATTGAAGATTTAGATACCGATATATCACGTTATTCCATCGAACAAGACCATCGAAGGTTACACTCTATTTTTATCGGCGGTGGGACACCTAGTTTAATATCTCCTCACGAAATTGGACGGCTGTTAAAAGAAATTGGTAACCGAATACCCTTCAAGGAAGATATTGAAATCACCATGGAAGCCAACCCTGGCACCATTGAAGCCAAGCGTTTTGAGCAATATAAAAAGGAAGGGGTAACTCGAATATCAATTGGCGTACAAAGCTTTGAGCAATCCAAGCTAAAAAGGTTAGGAAGGATCCATGGTAAGGAAGAAGCGATCACCGCAGCAAAACTTGCTCACAAGATAGGTTTAACAAGCTTTAATTTGGACCTGATGCATGGTCTACCAGATCAAACGGTAGGCCAGGCTCTCACTGATCTCGAAAAAGCCATTGAGCTTAATCCTCCTCATCTTTCTTGGTATCAACTAACTATAGAACCAAACACGCTTTTCCACTCAAAACCACCGATATTACCGGATGATGATGCACTATGGGATATATTCGATTTAGGTCATCAGAAACTCTTTGGTGCAGGTTATATCCAGTACGAAATATCTGGCTACAGTAAACCCGGTTATCAGTGCCAACACAACCTGAACTATTGGCGTTTTGGTGACTATTTAGGCATTGGTTGTGGCGCTCACGGTAAGCTCAGCTTCGCCGATGGTAAAATCATCAGAACAACCAAAGTAAAACACCCTAAAGGCTATTTAAATCTCATCAAACCCTATTTACAAAGTGAAACAGAAGTAGAAAATGCCGATCGTCCATTTGAGTTCTTTATGAATCGTTTTAGACTCATCGAGGCGTGTCCAAAACAAGATTTCATTGAAACAACAGGACTAAGCATTGATGTTATCCAACCTAAAATAAACTGGGCAGTAGCGAAAGGGTACTTACAGGAAAGTGAATATACTTGGCAGGTAACAGAAAAAGGAAAACTGTTTTTAAATGACCTGTTAGAAGGGTTTATGTAA
- a CDS encoding XTP/dITP diphosphatase, which yields MTKKIVLATGNQGKVKEMADLLSDFGFDVFAQSKFNVSEVAETGTTFIENAIIKARHAAKETGLPAIADDSGLEVDSLLGAPGIYSARYSGENATDKQNLDKLLANMVDVPEDKRTARFHCVLVLMKHENDPTPIVCHGKWEGRILTKPSGKNGFGYDPIFWVPETNCASAELDSVQKKQLSHRGKALKQLFATLSSEQ from the coding sequence ATGACAAAGAAAATAGTATTGGCAACAGGAAACCAAGGCAAAGTAAAAGAGATGGCAGACCTACTCTCTGATTTTGGTTTTGATGTATTCGCTCAAAGTAAATTCAATGTTTCAGAAGTAGCTGAGACAGGGACCACTTTTATTGAGAACGCCATAATAAAGGCTCGACATGCTGCCAAAGAAACAGGCTTACCTGCTATTGCCGACGACTCAGGCCTTGAAGTCGACAGTTTGTTGGGTGCTCCAGGCATCTATTCTGCTCGTTACTCTGGTGAAAACGCGACAGATAAACAGAATTTAGATAAGCTGTTAGCCAATATGGTTGATGTTCCTGAAGACAAAAGAACGGCACGTTTTCACTGTGTATTAGTATTAATGAAACACGAAAATGACCCAACTCCCATTGTTTGCCACGGAAAATGGGAAGGCAGAATTCTGACGAAACCAAGCGGCAAAAATGGATTTGGATATGACCCTATTTTCTGGGTACCCGAAACAAACTGTGCATCGGCTGAACTTGATTCCGTTCAGAAAAAACAGTTATCGCACAGAGGCAAAGCGCTAAAACAATTATTTGCCACATTAAGTAGCGAACAATAA
- the yggU gene encoding DUF167 family protein YggU, translated as MSAITQDLDDLVLKLYIQPKASRDKIVGLHGEELKIAITAPPVDGKANAHLTKFLSKQFKTAKGDIKIEKGELGRHKQIRVSSPSHIPDIIKALL; from the coding sequence ATGTCAGCAATCACACAAGATCTCGATGATCTTGTCCTTAAGCTCTATATCCAACCAAAGGCCAGCAGGGACAAAATTGTTGGCCTGCATGGAGAAGAGCTTAAAATTGCAATTACGGCACCACCAGTAGACGGAAAAGCTAACGCCCATTTAACCAAGTTTTTATCTAAGCAATTTAAAACTGCAAAAGGTGATATTAAGATAGAAAAAGGTGAATTAGGCAGGCATAAGCAAATAAGAGTAAGCTCTCCTTCCCACATCCCAGATATCATTAAAGCTCTCTTGTGA
- a CDS encoding YggT family protein: MNSMNFLISTVFDLYIMVVLLRIWLQVARADFYNPFSQFIIKATQPIVGPLRRIIPSIGSLDLSTVLFAYLLCVIKFVALILVANGTLVFSVDFLIYGFLSLLKAAGGLLFWVLLLRAILSWVSQGRSPIEFVFHQLTDPLLAPIRRIIPAMGGFDLSVLVLFIGLQFANFLMSDLIGPIWLQL, translated from the coding sequence ATGAATTCAATGAACTTTCTTATTTCCACCGTGTTTGATCTCTATATCATGGTGGTATTATTGAGGATATGGTTACAAGTGGCTCGCGCCGATTTCTACAACCCTTTTTCTCAATTTATAATTAAGGCCACTCAACCGATTGTCGGCCCGCTTCGCCGAATCATTCCGTCGATAGGTAGCTTAGATTTATCCACCGTACTGTTTGCTTATTTACTGTGTGTTATAAAATTTGTTGCCTTGATTCTAGTTGCAAATGGGACGCTCGTCTTTAGTGTCGATTTCTTAATATATGGTTTCTTATCGCTATTAAAAGCCGCCGGCGGTTTATTGTTCTGGGTACTCCTTCTAAGGGCGATATTGAGCTGGGTAAGTCAAGGCCGCAGCCCAATCGAATTTGTATTCCATCAATTAACCGATCCATTACTCGCACCAATTCGTCGAATCATTCCAGCGATGGGTGGTTTTGATTTAAGTGTGTTGGTATTGTTTATAGGGCTTCAATTTGCCAACTTCCTGATGAGCGATCTTATTGGACCTATTTGGCTACAGCTATAA
- the proC gene encoding pyrroline-5-carboxylate reductase, translating to MENRKIAFIGAGNMARSIIAGLTSSGYDSSNIIATDPNKEQRDLLTTLYDINTTGDNAEAANSADVIVLAVKPQIMELVCGGLTTVDLSNKLVISIAAGISATRLNTFLETEVNLVRVMPNTPALVSKGMSGLYATPLVSDADKTFASQLMQAVGKVCWVNEESAINNVIAAAGSAPAYFFLFMEAMQNEAIAQGFDKETARLLIQQSALGAAEMVIANADIDISTLREQVTSKGGTTAEALRTFNEHQLTEIVAKAMQAAVSRAEEMEKLF from the coding sequence ATGGAAAACAGAAAAATCGCCTTTATTGGAGCTGGTAATATGGCTCGCTCAATTATTGCAGGGCTTACATCAAGTGGATATGATTCAAGCAACATTATAGCCACAGACCCAAATAAGGAACAGCGCGATTTATTGACGACTCTGTATGATATCAATACCACAGGGGACAACGCAGAAGCGGCCAACAGTGCTGATGTTATTGTGCTAGCGGTAAAACCTCAGATTATGGAATTAGTTTGCGGTGGATTAACCACTGTCGATTTATCAAATAAACTGGTTATATCAATAGCCGCTGGCATTTCTGCAACGAGACTAAATACGTTTTTAGAAACTGAAGTTAACTTAGTTCGAGTCATGCCTAATACGCCAGCATTAGTAAGTAAAGGGATGAGCGGCCTTTATGCCACACCATTGGTTAGTGACGCTGATAAAACATTCGCCAGCCAACTTATGCAGGCCGTAGGCAAAGTATGTTGGGTTAACGAAGAATCTGCTATTAATAACGTCATTGCTGCGGCTGGAAGCGCTCCTGCTTATTTTTTCCTGTTTATGGAAGCAATGCAAAATGAAGCGATAGCTCAAGGCTTTGACAAGGAGACCGCAAGGTTACTTATCCAACAGTCTGCCCTTGGTGCAGCTGAAATGGTCATTGCAAATGCCGATATCGATATTTCTACATTAAGAGAACAGGTTACCTCAAAAGGTGGTACAACAGCCGAGGCCTTACGCACTTTTAATGAACACCAACTTACGGAGATTGTGGCCAAAGCAATGCAAGCCGCCGTTTCTAGAGCAGAAGAGATGGAAAAGCTCTTCTAA
- a CDS encoding YggS family pyridoxal phosphate-dependent enzyme gives MYSIQQNIEQVTKQMRTAEHKCGREPSSVQLLAVSKTKPIEAIEAAIEAGQKAFGENYVQEGVEKAQYFTKNFNNAGLEWHFIGPIQSNKTKPIAENFQWIHSIDRGKIAQRLNDQRPNELPPLQVLIQVNTSGEESKSGINEAEVFLLAELIYSLPNLTLRGLMSIPANVTNYESQLNAFTQLAVIQQKLADKYAEIDTLSMGMSGDMEAAVQAGSTMVRIGTAIFGARDYPTTS, from the coding sequence ATGTATAGTATTCAACAAAATATTGAACAGGTCACTAAACAGATGCGCACTGCCGAACATAAGTGTGGTCGAGAACCAAGTTCCGTGCAACTTTTGGCCGTGAGTAAGACCAAACCCATAGAAGCCATAGAAGCAGCGATCGAGGCAGGACAAAAAGCATTCGGTGAAAACTACGTCCAAGAAGGTGTCGAAAAGGCACAGTATTTTACTAAAAACTTTAACAATGCAGGGTTAGAGTGGCACTTCATTGGTCCAATCCAATCCAATAAAACCAAACCTATTGCCGAAAATTTCCAATGGATTCACTCTATCGATAGAGGCAAGATTGCTCAACGCTTAAACGACCAAAGACCTAACGAATTACCACCTTTACAAGTTTTAATACAAGTAAACACAAGTGGGGAGGAATCTAAGTCAGGTATTAATGAAGCAGAAGTTTTTTTATTAGCTGAGTTGATTTATTCCCTTCCTAACCTCACTTTAAGAGGATTGATGTCTATTCCAGCAAATGTAACCAACTATGAGTCTCAGTTGAACGCTTTTACTCAATTAGCCGTTATTCAACAGAAACTCGCTGATAAATACGCAGAAATAGATACACTATCTATGGGCATGAGTGGTGATATGGAAGCCGCTGTTCAGGCTGGAAGCACGATGGTACGTATTGGCACCGCTATTTTTGGTGCTAGAGATTACCCTACTACATCTTAA
- a CDS encoding type IV pilus twitching motility protein PilT, with amino-acid sequence MDITELLDFSVKHNASDLHLSAGVAPMIRIDGDVRKLGIPPLSHSEVHHLLFEIMTDAQRSEFEEKLEVDFSYEIPQIGRFRINAFNQRRGCSAVLRTIPMDIPTLEELDAPSIFSEISEMEKGLILVTGPTGSGKSTTLAAMVNHINRNFNKHILTIEDPIEFVHSNIKCLINQREVHKDTHSFKAALRSALREDPDVILVGELRDQETISLALTAAETGHLVFGTLHTSSAAKTIDRIIDVFPGSDKSMVRSMLSESLKTVIAQKLLKKIGGGRVACHEIMMGTPAIRNLIREDKVAQMYSIIQTSSSVGMRTMEQSAKQLLAKNIVDIDEVNKKIEMEAMSFGS; translated from the coding sequence ATGGATATCACTGAGCTATTAGATTTTAGTGTAAAACATAATGCCTCAGATCTACATCTTTCTGCTGGTGTTGCCCCTATGATACGCATTGATGGCGATGTTAGGAAGCTAGGTATTCCTCCTTTAAGTCATTCTGAGGTGCATCACCTGTTATTTGAAATAATGACGGATGCACAAAGAAGTGAATTTGAAGAGAAGCTTGAAGTCGATTTTTCGTATGAGATTCCACAAATAGGCCGATTCCGCATCAATGCTTTTAATCAAAGACGTGGGTGCTCAGCTGTTTTGCGCACCATCCCAATGGATATCCCTACGCTAGAAGAGTTAGATGCACCAAGTATATTTAGTGAAATTTCCGAAATGGAAAAAGGCTTGATATTGGTCACTGGGCCAACGGGTTCTGGAAAATCAACAACGTTAGCGGCAATGGTTAATCATATCAATCGTAACTTTAATAAGCATATATTAACCATCGAAGACCCAATTGAATTTGTGCATTCAAATATTAAGTGTTTAATTAATCAACGTGAGGTGCATAAAGACACCCATAGCTTTAAGGCCGCGTTAAGGTCGGCACTGCGTGAAGACCCAGATGTCATTCTTGTTGGTGAATTAAGGGACCAAGAAACCATTAGTTTGGCGTTGACGGCTGCAGAAACGGGTCATTTGGTATTTGGTACTTTGCATACAAGCTCAGCGGCAAAAACGATTGATCGAATTATTGATGTTTTCCCAGGAAGTGACAAATCGATGGTTCGGTCAATGTTGTCTGAATCTCTTAAGACCGTTATTGCACAAAAATTATTGAAAAAAATTGGTGGTGGCCGAGTTGCATGTCACGAAATTATGATGGGCACACCCGCAATCCGAAATCTTATCCGAGAAGATAAAGTTGCCCAAATGTATTCCATTATTCAAACGAGCTCTTCCGTTGGTATGAGAACAATGGAACAGAGTGCGAAGCAGCTGTTGGCGAAGAATATCGTCGACATTGATGAAGTAAATAAGAAAATTGAGATGGAGGCGATGTCGTTTGGGTCATAA
- a CDS encoding PilT/PilU family type 4a pilus ATPase, with protein MSVNKASDIYITVDSPCLLRIDGQLRAIGEKLNKESVSFLLNALMDDEKKSEFDRTKEANFAIVRNSGRYRVSAFFQRELPGAVIRRIETEIPTCDELMLPEIMKELSVAKRGLVLIVGSTGSGKSTTMAAMTGYRNQNRSGHILTVEDPIEFVHEHDQCIVTQREVGVDTESYEVALKNSLRQAPDMILIGEIRSRETMEFAMTFAETGHLCMATLHANNANQALERILNLVPKDHKEQFLFDLSSNLKGIIGQQLIIDKHGQGRHGVFEVLLNTPRVSDLIRRGDLHELKPTMVKSAESGMRTFDQSLYQLVVEGKITEVDALHSADSANDLRLMMKTNRGELDSSALSGVKVDMG; from the coding sequence ATGAGCGTCAATAAAGCGTCAGATATATACATTACGGTCGACTCGCCTTGCCTGCTGCGTATTGACGGGCAATTGCGTGCCATCGGAGAAAAACTGAATAAAGAGAGCGTCTCTTTTTTGCTTAATGCTCTGATGGATGATGAAAAAAAATCGGAATTTGATCGAACCAAAGAAGCGAACTTTGCGATAGTACGCAATAGTGGCCGATATCGTGTGAGTGCTTTTTTTCAACGAGAGCTGCCTGGTGCTGTGATAAGAAGAATCGAGACAGAAATCCCTACCTGTGATGAATTGATGCTCCCAGAGATAATGAAAGAGCTTTCCGTTGCAAAAAGAGGACTCGTTTTGATTGTCGGTTCTACTGGTTCAGGGAAATCGACCACCATGGCAGCAATGACTGGATATCGAAATCAGAACAGAAGCGGTCATATTTTGACAGTGGAAGACCCAATTGAATTTGTTCATGAACATGACCAATGCATTGTTACGCAAAGGGAGGTTGGTGTTGATACTGAAAGCTATGAAGTGGCATTAAAAAACTCACTTCGCCAAGCACCAGATATGATCTTAATTGGTGAGATTCGTAGTCGTGAAACTATGGAATTTGCCATGACATTTGCCGAAACAGGCCATCTATGTATGGCGACATTGCATGCAAACAATGCGAATCAAGCGTTAGAACGCATTCTTAATCTGGTTCCTAAAGACCATAAAGAACAGTTTTTATTTGACCTATCGAGCAACTTGAAGGGCATAATTGGTCAACAGTTGATTATAGATAAACATGGACAAGGCCGACATGGTGTTTTTGAGGTATTACTTAATACACCAAGAGTTTCCGATCTTATTCGGCGCGGTGATCTTCATGAACTGAAACCAACAATGGTTAAATCAGCAGAATCAGGTATGAGGACATTTGACCAGTCGCTTTACCAACTTGTGGTAGAAGGCAAGATCACAGAAGTTGATGCACTACACAGTGCTGATTCTGCAAATGATTTGCGACTAATGATGAAGACAAATAGGGGCGAACTCGACAGTAGTGCATTGTCAGGTGTAAAGGTAGATATGGGGTAA
- the ruvX gene encoding Holliday junction resolvase RuvX → MSSNSKTIIAFDFGTKSIGSAVGQEITGTATPLKAFKANDGIPNWGDIEKMLKEWQPDLIVVGLPTDLHGKELETISPKAKKFANRLHGRFGFAVKLHDERLSTAEARADLFEMGGYKALSKGNIDCQSAVVILESWFESQWR, encoded by the coding sequence ATGAGTTCAAATTCTAAAACCATTATTGCTTTCGATTTTGGTACAAAAAGTATCGGTAGCGCCGTTGGGCAAGAGATAACGGGTACAGCAACACCATTAAAAGCGTTTAAGGCTAACGACGGCATTCCAAATTGGGGGGATATTGAAAAAATGCTTAAAGAGTGGCAACCCGATCTAATTGTTGTTGGTCTCCCTACTGATCTACACGGTAAAGAACTAGAAACCATATCCCCAAAAGCAAAGAAGTTCGCTAATCGACTACATGGACGGTTTGGTTTTGCTGTAAAACTGCATGATGAGCGTCTTTCAACAGCAGAAGCGAGAGCTGACCTATTCGAGATGGGTGGCTATAAAGCACTGAGTAAAGGTAATATTGACTGTCAATCAGCGGTAGTTATCCTGGAAAGTTGGTTTGAATCTCAGTGGCGCTAA
- a CDS encoding YqgE/AlgH family protein gives MNLANHFLVAMPNMRDPLFHRSVIYICEHSKDGAMGIVVNAPINITVGGMLKKVDVDSVHPQIHKESLEASVLNGGPVSEDRGFILHEPKDQYLSSIQMTDRLSVTTSKDILSVLGTEAEPNNYIVALGYSGWTAGQLENELAENSWLTVEADPMVIFETPVQERWEKAVQMLGVEPSQLSADTGHA, from the coding sequence ATGAATTTAGCTAACCACTTTTTAGTTGCAATGCCTAACATGCGAGATCCGCTTTTTCATCGCTCAGTGATTTATATTTGCGAGCATAGTAAAGACGGTGCAATGGGGATTGTGGTCAATGCTCCTATCAACATTACAGTAGGCGGAATGTTGAAAAAAGTAGATGTAGACTCTGTTCACCCACAGATCCATAAAGAGAGCTTGGAAGCCTCAGTGCTTAACGGAGGCCCCGTATCGGAAGATCGAGGCTTCATTCTTCATGAACCGAAAGATCAATACCTTTCTAGTATTCAAATGACCGATCGCCTTAGTGTCACCACGTCCAAAGACATATTGAGCGTATTGGGGACAGAAGCAGAACCTAACAACTATATTGTTGCTCTTGGTTATTCCGGTTGGACAGCAGGACAGCTAGAAAATGAATTAGCGGAAAACTCCTGGTTAACCGTAGAGGCTGATCCAATGGTGATATTTGAAACTCCGGTACAAGAAAGATGGGAAAAAGCCGTGCAGATGTTAGGCGTTGAGCCAAGTCAGTTGTCGGCAGATACGGGACATGCTTAA
- the gshB gene encoding glutathione synthase, with protein MIKLGIVMDPISSINIKKDSSFAMMIEAQKRGYEIHYMEMNDLHLEQGVAIADTKIVTLKEDPNSWFEFRSEQTIELSELDAVLMRKDPPFDTEYIYATYILERAEENGALIVNKPQSLRDCNEKLFTAWFPDLTPTTIVTRKSDKIKAFQEEHGDIILKPLDGMGGASIFRVKKGDPNVSVIIETLTNHGQNYAMAQTFVPDISNGDKRILVVDGEPMPYCLARIPAEGETRGNLAAGGRGEARPLSETDRRIAMAVAPTLKEKGLIFVGLDVIGDRLTEINVTSPTCIKEIEAAFDVSITGKLMDAIERRVNK; from the coding sequence ATGATTAAATTAGGCATAGTAATGGACCCAATTTCGTCCATTAATATTAAAAAAGATTCTAGCTTTGCCATGATGATTGAGGCACAGAAACGCGGCTACGAAATTCACTATATGGAGATGAACGATCTTCACCTAGAACAAGGTGTCGCGATTGCAGATACCAAAATAGTCACGTTAAAAGAAGATCCTAATTCATGGTTTGAATTCAGATCAGAGCAAACCATCGAACTTTCTGAATTAGATGCTGTTTTAATGCGTAAAGATCCCCCTTTTGATACCGAATATATCTATGCGACGTACATTTTAGAGCGCGCTGAAGAAAACGGTGCTTTAATTGTTAATAAGCCACAAAGCTTACGTGATTGTAATGAAAAACTGTTTACCGCTTGGTTCCCTGATCTCACACCAACGACAATAGTGACTCGTAAGTCCGATAAAATTAAAGCTTTTCAAGAAGAGCACGGCGATATTATTTTAAAACCATTAGATGGAATGGGTGGAGCGTCAATATTTCGTGTTAAGAAAGGCGATCCGAATGTCTCAGTCATTATCGAAACCCTAACCAATCATGGGCAAAATTATGCCATGGCTCAGACATTTGTTCCGGATATCAGTAATGGTGATAAACGCATTCTAGTGGTCGACGGTGAACCGATGCCATACTGTTTAGCTCGTATCCCAGCAGAAGGAGAGACCCGTGGTAACCTTGCTGCAGGAGGCCGAGGCGAAGCGAGACCATTGAGTGAAACGGACAGAAGAATAGCAATGGCTGTCGCTCCGACACTAAAAGAGAAAGGGTTAATATTTGTCGGTCTAGATGTTATCGGTGACAGATTGACGGAAATAAATGTCACCAGCCCAACGTGTATTAAAGAAATAGAAGCCGCATTCGATGTATCAATTACAGGCAAGTTGATGGATGCCATAGAGCGTCGAGTAAATAAATGA